One genomic region from Pseudorca crassidens isolate mPseCra1 chromosome 11, mPseCra1.hap1, whole genome shotgun sequence encodes:
- the RPL3 gene encoding large ribosomal subunit protein uL3 produces the protein MSHRKFSAPRHGSLGFLPRKRSSRHRGKVKSFPKDDSCKPVHLTAFLGYKAGMTHIVREVDRPGSKVNKKEVVEAVTIVETPPMVIVGIVGYVETPRGLRTFKTIFAEHISDECKRRFYKNWHKSKKKAFTKYCKKWQDVDGKKQLERDFSSMKKYCQVIRVIAHTQMRLLPLRQKKAHLMEIQVNGGTVAEKLDWARERLEQQVPVNQVFGQDEMIDVIGVTKGKGYKGVTSRWHTKKLPRKTHRGLRKVACIGAWHPARVAFSVARAGQKGYHHRTEINKKIYKIGQGYLIKDGKLIKNNASTDYDLSDKSINPLGGFVHYGEVTNDFVMLKGCVVGTKKRVLTLRKSLLVQTKRRALEKIDLKFIDTTSKFGHGRFQTVEEKKAFMGPLKKDRIAKEEGA, from the exons ATG TCTCACAGGAAGTTCTCCGCTCCCAGGCACGGGTCCCTGGGCTTTCTGCCTCGGAAGCGCAGCAGCCGGCACCGCGGGAAGGTGAAGAGCTTCCCCAAGGATGACTCTTGCAAGCCCGTGCACCTCACAGCCTTCCTCGGCTACAAGGCTGGCATGACCCACATTGTGAGGGAGGTCGATAGGCCAGGGTCCA AGGTGAACAAGAAGGAAGTTGTGGAGGCTGTGACCATCGTGGAGACGCCGCCCATGGTCATTGTGGGCATTGTGGGCTACGTGGAAACACCTCGAGGCCTCCGGACCTTTAAGACCATCTTTGCTGAGCATATCAGTGATGAATGCAAAAGGCGCTTCTATAAGAACTG GCATAAATCTAAGAAGAAGGCCTTCACCAAATACTGCAAGAAGTGGCAGGATGTAGACGGCAAGAAGCAGCTGGAGAGGGACTTCAGCAGCATGAAGAAGTACTGCCAGGTCATCCGTGTCATTGCCCACACCCAG ATGCGCCTGCTTCCTCTACGCCAGAAGAAGGCCCACCTCATGGAGATCCAGGTGAACGGAGGCACTGTGGCCGAAAAACTGGACTGGGCCCGAGAGAGGCTAGAGCAGCAGGTCCCTGTGAACCAAGTGTTTGGGCAGGATGAGATGATTGATGTCATTGGGGTGACCAAGGGCAAAGGCTACAAAG GGGTCACCAGCCGTTGGCACACCAAGAAGCTGCCCCGTAAGACCCACCGAGGGCTGCGAAAGGTTGCCTGTATTGGGGCGTGGCATCCCGCACGGGTGGCCTTCTCTGTGGCTCGGGCCGGGCAGAAAGGCTACCATCACCGCACCGAGATCAACAAGAAG ATCTACAAGATTGGCCAGGGCTACCTCATCAAGGATGGCAAACTGATCAAGAACAATGCCTCTACTGATTACGATCTGTCTGACAAGAGCATCAACCCTCTG GGTGGCTTTGTCCACTACGGTGAAGTGACCAATGACTTTGTCATGCTCAAAGGCTGCGTGGTGGGAACCAAGAAGCGAGTGCTCACCCTTCGCaag TCCTTGCTGGTGCAGACCAAACGGCGGGCCCTGGAGAAGATCGACCTCAAGTTTATTGACACCACCTCCAAATTTGGCCATGGCCGCTTCCAGACTGTGGAGGAGAAGAAAGCATTCATG GGACCACTTAAGAAGGACCGAATTGCAAAGGAAGAAGGGGCCTAA